One segment of Coffea arabica cultivar ET-39 chromosome 7c, Coffea Arabica ET-39 HiFi, whole genome shotgun sequence DNA contains the following:
- the LOC113698804 gene encoding AAA-ATPase ASD, mitochondrial-like — protein MVKTEELVDFLRINKESKLALKQNFTTASKYSHYSFNASKLMSMGEMWASLGSAMASIMFVWAMCQNLFPGELRGQIKRYEEKLRSFFSPYIQIIFPEYQGDGFQRSKAFMAIERYLDQNSTKQANRLRANVIQDCEQIVLSMQEAGEVTDEYEGIKLWWASHKHTPTSQSISFYPREEAKRYFKLTFHKKHREIITKMYLKHVLDQGKAITVSQRQRKLYINKKSEDWYGYKRTMWSSVVFEHPSTFDTLAMEPKKKQEIIDDLTTFSKSKDYYAKIGKAWKRGYLLYGPPGTGKSSMIAAMANFMNYDVYDLELTSVKDNTELRKLLIDTSGKAIIVIEDIDCSLDLTGQREKKKEKKNKNEEEKQEKDPVKKKMKNMEEKKSSQVTLSGLLNFIDGLWSALGGERLIVFTTNFVEKLDPALIRRGRMDKHIELSYCGFEAFKVLAKNYLDIESHHLFSEIEHMLEETNVTPADVAENLMPKAAGEGADICLERLIKAIEQAKEDARLKAEEEAKLKAEEEERLRAEKEEKEKQKEGDSEVKSSEETLSKGVKENGEEVKENGKVAS, from the coding sequence ATGGTTAAAACAGAAGAATTAGTTGATTTTCTCCGTATAAATAAGGAAAGCAAACTAGCTCTGAAACAAAACTTTACCACAGCTTCAAAATATAGTCATTATTCGTTCAATGCGAGTAAATTGATGTCCATGGGGGAAATGTGGGCTAGTTTAGGGTCAGCTATGGCGAGCATAATGTTTGTCTGGGCAATGTGTCAAAACTTATTCCCTGGCGAACTTCGTGGCCAAATTAAGAGATATGAGGAGAAACTTAGAAGCTTTTTCTCCCCATATATCCAAATCATATTCCCTGAATATCAAGGTGATGGTTTTCAGCGGAGTAAAGCCTTTATGGCCATTGAAAGGTACCTTGATCAGAACTCTACCAAGCAAGCAAACCGTCTCAGAGCCAACGTCATCCAAGATTGCGAGCAGATAGTCCTGAGTATGCAGGAGGCGGGGGAGGTTACTGATGAATATGAGGGAATCAAGCTTTGGTGGGCTTCTCACAAACACACTCCTACCAGCCAGTCGATTTCATTCTATCCCAGAGAAGAGGCGAAGAGATATTTCAAACTCACTTTTCACAAAAAACACCGAGAAATCATCACAAAGATGTATCTGAAACATGTGCTGGATCAGGGAAAAGCTATCACTGTAAGTCAGAGACAGCGGAAGTTGTACATCAACAAGAAGAGTGAAGATTGGTATGGGTACAAGAGGACAATGTGGAGCAGTGTTGTTTTTGAGCATCCGTCTACATTTGATACTCTGGCCATGGAACCTAAGAAGAAGCAAGAAATCATTGATGATCTCACCACTTTTAGCAAATCTAAAGACTATTATGCAAAGATAGGCAAGGCATGGAAGCGAGGATATCTTCTTTATGGTCCTCCAGGAACTGGTAAGTCCTCAATGATTGCTGCCATGGCTAATTTCATGAATTATGATGTGTATGATCTCGAGTTGACTTCAGTTAAGGATAATACTGAATTGAGGAAATTGCTGATTGATACATCGGGCAAAGCTATTATTGTAATAGAAGATATCGATTGTTCCCTTGATCTTACGGGGCAGagggagaagaaaaaagagaagaaaaataaaaatgaggaagaaaagcaagaaaaagatccagtcaagaagaagatgaaaaatATGGAGGAAAAGAAGAGCAGCCAGGTTACTCTTTCAGGGCTTCTGAACTTCATCGACGGGCTTTGGTCAGCTTTAGGAGGCGAAAGGCTTATTGTTTTCACAACTAATTTTGTTGAAAAGCTTGATCCTGCTCTCATTAGAAGAGGGAGGATGGATAAGCACATTGAACTCTCATATTGTGGATTTGAAGCATTCAAGGTATTGGCTAAGAATTACTTGGACATTGAGTCCCACCATCTGTTTTCCGAGATTGAACATATGTTGGAGGAAACCAATGTGACTCCAGCAGATGTTGCAGAAAATTTGATGCCAAAGGCTGCTGGAGAGGGTGCTGACATATGTTTAGAGAGATTGATCAAAGCAATTGAGCAAGCCAAGGAAGATGCGAGGCTGAAAGCAGAAGAGGAAGCAAAACTCAAagcagaggaagaagaaagactAAGAGctgagaaagaagagaaagagaaacagaAAGAAGGTGACAGTGAGGTGAAGAGTTCAGAAGAAACCTTGAGCAAAGGggtgaaagaaaatggagaagaggttaaagaaaatggaaaagttgcTTCTTGA